The Culex quinquefasciatus strain JHB chromosome 2, VPISU_Cqui_1.0_pri_paternal, whole genome shotgun sequence genome contains the following window.
ATCAGCTCTCCCGAAGTCAGCCGTAGTGTTCTGATGAAGTGTTCAGCGTAGTCTAACGCCGGCTTGATTACTCCGAAGCTGTCCTCGTTGAGCGGTTTCTTGAAGCCATGCTCTGCAGGATCTTTGGAATTCAGgaggtcaaaaatatcgtttatcaAAGCCACTAGCTCTGCTGTTGCTTCCGCTCCCTCGAACCGCGGGTCGTCTTTAAAGAACAACAAAGCGTCCGCTACCGACTGGCTCATTGTTTGCACCGCAATGATGACCTTCATTTTgagagtttcaaaatttatgtgatTGTACGTCAATCGTGGAGCGATCGCGGCACCGGAAGTGTGCTGGACTTGATGTAGCAGCTTAATGAGATCCCATTTGACCTGCCCGTTGATGCTCTCGATGGTACCCAGTTTGGCCAGATTGTTCCTGACCAATTTTACCATATGTACTGGGTCTGGGATAACGTACACGTTGTGGGCGCCAATGGGGTGTTGGAAGCTGGTTTTCATGGGCTCGTCGTTCAACTCGATGTTGCAACCAAATAATTTTGCCATAGCGAAATTTGTCGCTGTGCCATCGAAAGTCAACCCAATAACTTGAACTCCGGCCTCGTGCAGTGCGATCAACACCTGCTCAACGATTTGCTTTTTTTGGGCACTGCCCAAACCGTCTATGAAAAAGTAGCCCACCGGAATTTTCCACGATGACTTGATCGAAGATACAACAAAAACCAACGCCTCCTTGGCTGGAACAAGTTCATCTCCAGCATCAGCAAAAGGATGTGCAATTGTCCCTTCGAACTTGATGGAGTGGTGATCCCACTCAATATGCTTTCGGATGGCCATCTCATCGAACGACAAATCGACTAGCAGTTGTTGTCCTCCCTCATCGTCCTTCACCTTCGCCAGCGTTGCCATAGCTTGAAGCGTAATTCCCGGCTCTGCTTCGACAGCTGAATACCACCTCTGAATAGTTCGAGCGTCTGGCAGCTTGTTGTCAAATGCCTGTCTGACAAAATTGTACGCCTTTGCGCTATAATGCTGAAGCGTTACGGCAAAGTTCTTGACGGCATCGCTGTAGGTTTTGCCGTGACCAGCTTGAAGTTCTCGTAGAATCTCGTTTTGTTCAGAGAATTTCTGTAAACGAAAAAGAAAGCAGAACTATTTTACAAATGGATCTTAATAcactaattaaaaatataaaattacctGCAACAGCAGCTCGCCGCTGTTAGATATCAAATTTTCACTCTTCAATGTGGCAATCAGGTCATCCATGCTTTGCATTTTCCGTTTAAGGTGCAAGAACTTTTGTTTGAGGCGATTAAAACGGGTGTTGGAATTCGCCAGCTGTTTCTGAAGGACTTCCACAGCTCGAACAGCTTCCGCCGGGGACAAGCTAGCCGCGTCTTTGATATCACCGGCGTATCGAATGctagaataaataaaaaattagatGTTATACAGTTAAAATGAAACACATCCTTACCGCATCCGCTTAGCTGGAGGTTCATCATCTGGCGCAATTTCCATGCTGTCTTCCGGTTCACTCGGCAGCCGATCGTTCGCGTGCCGTACACTGGCTTCTTGAACAGCAGCAGGCGGTCCTCGACCGACCTCGTGGAAACATGTCACAGGCCACGGATCGTTCGGTGTCTGGACACTGGCGGAACTTCGAACAGCAGTTGGCGGTCCACCAGCAATCAACGTTAGAGGTCGCCGACCGTTCGCTGGCCGGACACTAACTGGATCTTGTGGGTCTTGAACAGGGGAAGGCGGTTCTTGACCGGCCTCGTGTAGAAACGTCACAGGCCACCGATCGTTCGATGTCTGGACACTGGCGGAACTTCGAACAGCAGTAACCGTTACAGGTCGCCGACCGTTCGCTGGCCGGAAAGTCGCGGGATCTTGCGGGTCTTGAACAGGGGAAGGCGGTTCTTGACCGGCCTCGTGTAGAAACGTCACAGGCCACCGATCGTTCGATGTCTGGACACTGGCGGAACTTCGAACAGCAGTAGGTGGTCCTCGAGCAGTCACCGTTACAGGTCGCCGACCGTTCGCTGGCCGGAAAGTCGCGGGATCTTGCGGGTCTTGAACAGGGGAAGGCGGTTCTTTACCGGCCTCGTGTAGAAACGTCACAGGCCACCGATCGTTCGATGTCTGGACACTGGCGGAACTTCGAACAGCAGTAGGTGGTCCTCGAGCAGTCACCGTTACAGGTCGCCGACCGTTCGCTGGCCGGAAAGTCGCGGGATCTTGCGGGTCTTGAACAGGGGAAGGCGGTTCTTTACCGGCCTCGTGTAGAAACGTCACAGGCCACCGATCGTTCGATGTCTGGACACTGGCGGAACTTCGAACAGCAGTAGGTGGTCCTCGAGCAGTCACCGTTACAGGTCGCCGACCGTTCGCTGGCCGGAAAGTCGCGGGATCTTGCGGGTCTTGAACAGGGGAAGGCGGTTCTTGACCGGCCTCGTGTAGAAACGTCACAGGCCACCGATCGTTCGATGTCTGCACACTGGCGGAACTTCGAACAGCAGTAGGCGGTCCTCGAGCAGTCACCGTTACAGGTCGCCGACCGTTCGCTGGCCGGAAAGTCGCGGGATGTTGTTGAGCTTGAGCAGATGTACATGAGGTTTGAATGCtaaaatcacaaagattaagTTGTGTTCATATTATGTTTCCGTGAAAATACTTCATCCCTACCGCATTTTCTTAACGGGAGGCCCTCCGCCTGGTTAATGTGGGATGCGTTTGTGATGTTATTAAACGGAGATCTTTTGGTCATGGCAGCAGTTGTTGGTTTCCGTCCGGCTTCGCGGAACATCATTTCAGGTCGCAGCTGGTTCGCTCGTTGGACACATCCACGGTCGAGTGCGATAGGCCGCCGTTGAGCTTGATTGGCCAAAAATGCAGATTCAGCatgattttgcgttgaaacaaaaatCGACGGAAAAGCTCCTCGAACGAGTTTTCGCTTTCCTTTAACCATTTTgaaatcttccggccggaaatGTGCCGCACAGACTCTGGCGTTCCCGGCACCGATGCTAGCAAAACACACCTTGTTGCCCGACTGCTTGATTTCCGCACACCAGATCTGAAACAAATCCTCGTCCCGCGGGAAACTAGAAAATATATGATTCCTCAGCACAAGAAATAAATCTCCTCATGAATTTTGATTATAATTTACCGGTGCGTAGAAACTCCtccattttcaacttttatgctCAAATCACTTTCGCAATTAGACACGAAACAACgcatttttgaaagaaaaaacaaaaagcacgaGTTTTTCAAGCTACTTCGCTTCCAGCtagaaattttcaatgttagtaAACAAAAGACGCCATATTGCAAAAGATGTGCAGTAGGCTGGAATCGCCATCTGTCATCCCCCtgccaaaaaagccattttgcatcattagtttgtccatataattttccatacaaatttggcagctgtccatacaaaaatgatatgtgaaaattcaaaaatctgtatcttttgaaggaattttttgatcgatttggtgtcttcggcaaagttgtaggtatggatatggactacactggaaaaaaatgatacacggtaaaaaaatttggtgattttttatttaactttatcactaaaacttgatttgcaaaaaacactatttttaatttttttatttttgatatgttttagaggacataaaatgccaacttttcagaaatttcaggttgtgcaaaaatcattgaccgagttatgaatttttaatcaatactgatttttcaaaaatcgaaattttggtcgtaaaattttcaacttcattttcgatgtaaaattaaatttgcaatcaaaaagtactttactaaaattttgataaagtgcaccgttttcaagttatagccatatttaagtgactttttgaaaatagtcgcagttttcatttttaaaattagtgcacatgtttgcccagttttgaaaaaatatttttgaaaagctgagaaaattctcaatattttgcttcttcggactttgttgatacgacctttagttgctgagatattgcaatgcaaaggtttaaaaacaggaaaattgatgttttctaagtctcacccaaaaaacccacaattttctaatgccgatatctcagcaactaatggtccgattttcaatgttaatatatgaaacatttgtgaaattttccgatcttttcgaaaaaaatattttcaaaaatttcaaatcaagactaacatttcaaaagggccaaacattcaatattacgcccttgtaaaatgttagtcttgaattgaaaattttgaaaatgttgttttcgaaaagatcggaaaattttacaaatgtttcatatattaacattgaaaatcggaccattagttgctgagatatcgacattgaaaaatggtgggctgtttgggtgagacttaaaaaacatcaattttcctgtttttaaacctttgcattgcaatatctcagcaactaaagatcgtatcaacaaagtccgaagaagcaaaatatagagaattttctcagcttttcaaaaatatattttcaaaagtgtgcaaacatgtgcactaatttaaaaaaatgaaaaactgctactattttcaaaaaagtcacctaaatattgatttatcttgaaaacggtgcactttttcaaaattttactgaagtacttttcgattgcaaatttgattttacatcgaaaaatgaagttgaaaaatttttgcgaccaattttcgattttttgaaaaaatcagtattgattaaaaaattcataactcgttcaaagattttttgcacaacctgaaaatttctgaaaagttggcattttatgtcctctaaaacatatcaaaaaataaaaaaaatttaaaatagtgttttttgcaaatcaagttttagtgataaaaagttaaacaaaaaatcacaaattttttttaccgtgtatcatttttttccagtgtagtccatatccatacctacaactttgccgaagacaccaaatcgatcaaaaaattccttcaaaagatacagatttttgaattttcacatatcaattttgtatggacagctgccaaatttgtatggaaaattatatggacaaactaatgatgcaaaatggcttctttgggcataccgaagccaccaaaaaagtttcagtcggattaaaaaatacaaaaaaaatcgaatgaccgaaatcctagagaactgctcaattccgaaaaacaccctttgaacatAATTATAGGTGAAATgcccatgagcaattctctaccaaaaccggaaatggattttatttgtattttttgatttggctcaaactttgtgggggccttccctatgaccaaatatgctattttgtgtcattggttcacccttacaagtctccatacaattttggctgctgtccatacaaaaatggtatgtaaatattcaaacagctgtaacttttgagtgaattttctgatcaatttggtgtcttcggcaaagttgtaggtattgttgaggacttttgaggaaaaaaaaatggtacacggaaaaaacattgcagattttttaatcaactttttttttcacaaaaactcaatttcccaaaatacgtatttttttttttttttgattattgagattttttgatatgttttaggggacgaaatccgcaacttttgagccatttgccaaaaatggtgatttttggaaaaagtcgaagttttatacaaaaacaaattggacattattttttaatgcaaaattgaatttgcaatcgaaaagtactttacagattttttgataaagggctccgttttcaagataaagccaccgaatgtttgattttagcaaaatatttgcagtttttcgattgttaaaaatagtgaccatggatgaccatttctataaatatttttttttaagttcagacaatttgctataaaattgtctacgagacattgaagattggacctcgggttgctgagatagagccactttaagaaaaagaaacacgaaaattgaagttttctttgtCTCataaaaacaacccaccattttttaatgtcggtatctcagcaactaatggtccgattttcaatgatataacatgaaacattcgtgaaatttttccgatctattcgaaaaaaatattttgaaaatttttaaatcaagactagcattttaaatgggcgtaatattcaatgtttggcccttttaaaatgttagtcttgatttaaaaattttcggaatatttttttcgaaaagatcggaaaattatctatctcagcaacccgaggtccaatcttcaatgtctcttagacatatttatagcaaattttctgaacttttataaaaacaaatttatagaaatggtcactcatggtcactatttttaaaaatacgtattttgggaaattgagtatttataaaaaaaagttgattaaaaaacctgcagttttttttcgtgtaccatttttttctcaaaagtcttcaacaatacctacaactttgccgaagacaccaaattaatcagaaaattcactcaaaagttacagctgtctaaatatttacatactatttttgtatggacagcagccaaaattgtatgaagacttgtaagggtgaaccaatgacgcaaaatagcttatttggtcatagggaaggtccccacaaagtttgagtcaaataaaaaaatacaaaatataaaaatggttgaaatcggccgatttcgtagagagttgcccCCCAGCAATTCGTCAATAAATCgcgtaaatcattttttttttttttgaaaagtattacttttccaaacaagtgctgaaagttCAACTTCTCAGCATCCATGTCAGTGCTTTTCgttactgtaaaaaaattggaacatagAATTTTAGAGAtattccatgtcaaataaggATTCGATTGTACCTGACCATCTCCGatatcaatgaaactttgtaggcaTGTTATCCTACACATagataagccatttttgtgtatttggagacagtttcactcgataatggcaTTTGAGAAGTGCGTTAgtgtttaaaatatatttgtatttcgtaatttaaaaattactgtatctcgaagccgttgcatcgtatcaaaaagtggtcaaagacaaacttgtaggaaatttgtcgatttttccgaaaaaaatacactgaaagaaaaaaacacgtcacttttataagatttttcgatgtttaagttaaaaagtcaaatttcaaggTTAGTCTACGATTTTTTTCGTacaaaacttttgtgaaaatagcctacactaaaattaaaaatagtaccaaattcctaaattcttggaattttggctcctttccttttTTAGTAATTGGGtattttggattacttaattagaaaaggaggcaaaatgcctaaaattaaggaatttggtactttttttttatttcagtgtaagaTGTTAcacaaagactcacgaaaaatgcaggatgaagcaactctcctaaaaaaaaaatacaaaaatcatttactgaaattgttttttgaaaagtggtctaaaatcaaaattttcataaaccgaatacgggaattgattctacagacaattttacataacagtctcaatattgaccactgtcctaagtccaatccttatgaagttacagcggttttaaaaataaaaatgttgaaaaattgtttttttatggtttttgacaatttctatatgaccgacttgatttttcagcctcGTAAGTATTTTTACCTGAAAggtcgtccaatttcccacatttgacatttgaccacatttcaattggtgGTATGGGCTTACTAAGCTAAATATACTGCTCAAAATTGAAAACAGAATAATTTTTCGGTGCAGTTCAGTGGATGGTAGTATCTCTAGGTTAGGTTAAATCagcttaaatcataaaaaacgagttattttgaaaagtggtcaaagacaatctaatgggaaattggacgagctttcggGTAAAAATACTAACGagactgaaaaaatcaagtcggtcatatagaaattgtcaaaaaccataaaaaaacaatttttcaacatttttatttttaaaaccgctgtaacttcataaggattggacttaggacagtggtctatatgaagacttttatgtgaaactgtctgtagaatcgattcccgtattcggtttttgaaaattttgacgtttagaccacttttcaaaaacacagtttcagtaaatgatgtttgtattttttttagatgagttgctccatcctgcatttttcgtgagtctttttgtaacatcttaggctatttccacaaaaattttgaacaaaaaaaatcttagctcACCTTGagatttgacttttaaactaaaaaatcaaaaaatctcataaaagtggcattttttttttcttttagtgtattttttggaaagatcggcaaatttcctacaagtttgcttttgtccactttttgatacgatgcaacgacttcgagatacagcaatatttgaattacgaaacacaaaaatatttaaaacacttacgcccttctcaaatgccattatcgagtgaaactggctttatatacacaaaaatggcttatacagagctatctaagcccgatctcacgcacactagcttaccatttgtttttgctggcgggtacaaattttaacctaaaaacccttcgtgtacaaacacgcaatacatgcgcacgtagataactctataagcgtaggataatatgtctacaaagtttcattgaaatcttaaagggtcaagaaaaaagtacccaaaaaaatcatgttttgggctggaatagCTCTTAAAGgggaatttaatgaattttataaaccagaagggtaattttttcatcatgataaaaaaattcacttcaaaatttcgtattttctcTAACTTTGAAAGATGTATTTTCCGAATTTCAAAAGTTGTCCATCTCCGTCGCGCTTTTCGTCtctttgaaaaaagtatttgcgaaaatctaataaaattgaTTACTGGTATCTGGTATACTGGTATCTAACATAATTGATTCGACCTTAAATAATTCattgcaacgaaaaaaaaaatgaaaaaagaatatttttttaacttttttcaaaagcagCTGTTTTTCAATTGGCGAAATCTtactgaaatttaaataaacatatTGATTATTATGTGCCAAATAAATTATCAGGATTTTTTACATTGTTCCATAATGATTATTATTTCTGTATatttgttttggaatttacattaaccCTATTGAAATTAAGTGATGAGAGAGCGTTCTTTGATTACATGGCGCAGTTAAAGGTTGCCGGCGACCATGTGACATGTTATAATAAAAATGTTACGGAATTTTTGTTATGACGGGGGGAGgagttcaaaaatctttttttagcgTTCGTAATAAAAGAACACTGAAATAGGTTGATCGGAAgtgcacagaaaaaatcaattctcgtaatcgtgaattaagttcacgaatgtgagaaacACGAAGGAATTtgttcatgagtatggtgcatttgcactataaacgtgaatatattccttcgtgattctcgcattcgtgaatttaattcacgatttcgagaattggttttttttccgtgtgagtgagtaaatgaataaaatattttatatttttaaacagtGAGTGTTCACCATGGAACCTTCAATTCATACTTTTTACCAGCCCCTCGTTCAAGATACTCTCACGAGAGGCTCAAGAGAGGAACCACTCATGAGAGCGCCGTAAAAAAATGAGCTACTGTGCAAAcaggtgtttttgaatattttaaattttgaataatttcagaACATAAGAGCATAAAACATCTGAATGCTggttaaaaacaaacttttatttacatttttatgataatcacatcaaaatcaaactttaaacatGTTTTAGCAAACGTTAACTCATATTTTTCTATGCATATGTAATATTGAATTCTTAGTTCTACagtcaaaccccgatggtttgacaccaactgttgtcaaacgaagggggtcactttttagtttgacaccccttttacacagagttcacacacactaccaaacgtttgttttgatagtgtgcgtaagcaACGTGtagaaagtgacagttcgtcactttttagtttgactttgaccaaccaacggggtactaactaaaaaagtgtcaaacgaaaaagtgaccaaccaccgggggttgaatgTATAAGTTTTAAACGTCACTAATTAAATCGTGACTATTTTATTGACTAATGTTTTCAGTTCATACGTTGAGTTACATGGCGCCTCGCCCGAACTAGACTCGACGCTGAGTACCTTTACCTCTCTTTCACTCTCGCTTTCTCTATCTTGCTCCCTCCTGCCCCTCTCTATCTTTCtatttctctttctttctctctctgGCTAAGCACGTTCAAAGCTTGCTCATTGCTTTGAACACGCTCTGTGTTACTAAAGCAAAAGGTTACTGCACCGCAGCAGCAAGAACAGCTGCTCGCACGTGGAACCTGACCTTCTCCGTTGGAGAACTTTTTGCTGTGagtgaacaaaaattaatttgataTGACATAACGACAAATTGTTTATGGGCCAAagacgggattcgaactcatgacgTTTAACATACCACGCTCGGATTTTGAGCCCAACAACAACGACCATCACAGCAAGCCGGTGTCGTGTATTGCACACTCACACGCTTcgtctctctatctctctctctctctgttccACTTCACGTTCGCTCTAGCCGCCGCGCGTTACACGACATTACAACACAGACACAGCAGGCCGTGTTTGGTTTGCTGGTTCACACGGCGACCGTTTCGAttctttgctgctgctgctcagcGCTCAGTCAGTCAGTAGTTCGCGGCAGTTTGTGGCGGTTGTGTGTGCGCGGCGTGGTTTTCATTACATCCCCCCCGGCTTGTACATTATTGCTCATCTTGACATTTAATTGATCTATTTTTAATATCGGCCGAATTCAGCGCGGTGCTCGCGGGCGTGCACGCTACTAGAGAACACTTCCTATTAATCATCAGCTTGAACGGATTAGTGCGGACCGAACTTGAAGTCGAAGCCGAGGACATGGTCTTTTCCAGCTACGGCAACTCGTCGTCGTTCTATTTACCGCTAGACAGCGACCAGTCCGTACCGTTTTACAAAAACGAGAACTCGCTGTTCTCCCCGCAGCCGCCTTCTTCGGTGGTCTGCCGACGTAACCAAGACAACGCCACCTCGACCATGTCCCCCAACGAGCAACCCTTTGGCAACAACAGCCACGGCACGGTCGTCGTCGACGCAGTATGCCACGACTTTCAACCGGTGGCCCATCTCAGCTCCAACGGTTACTACGGTTACGTGCCGCCGACGCCGCCGCCCAAGATGATGTCAGCCGTCGCTGTCAACGCGGGAACTGTCAGCGCCGTCCAATTGGATTGCCAACCGGAGGACGCCGCGATGGATTGCGGTGAAATGGAAAATTTCCATCAACTGCAGCACCAGCAGCATCAACGAAAGCGCAAAGAGTACGGCGAGGAAGCTACGACGGCGACCAAACGACGAAAGACATGGCTGGAGGAGGAGCAGCAAGCTGCAGGtaagccgccgccgccgcgttTTGCATGGTATAGAGTCGATTTAAAAAGAGCTCTACACAGCGGAATCGATTACACTCGAAACAGCGGCTTGGAAGCACCAAGTCGTGAGGTGGTGGTGTAGGCGAGAGACGCGAAAgccgtttaaaaaaatattgcacaaGCCACATTACCCGTGCAAGTATTGGTGAACTCGGGGGGTGAATGTTTACCAAGCAAAGAACACAGAGAGAGTGGGAGAGTACGAGAAACCGGCAAGAGAGACTCATTCGAGAAAACAATCAAGCCGCGGGAAAAGGCAACGCGTTGAAAAGGAGGTCACCGGTTGACCGGCTGTACCTACAACAAAAACTGCAAGCAAAGAAATATAACGCTGACTGAGGCGAGACGCGCCGCACCAAGTTGTTCATTATACCTCTGCAAAGCAAAGTGGCAAATGGAACGAACGCGAATGGGTTACGATAAAAAGCAATGAGATCATTGCTGGTGCCAGAGAGAAGGGAAATGAAGGAAACGGTTCGAGCAATATTGGAGAAATTACGGCAAGGTTGTGGCTTTGTGCAAAACAAAGGAGATGAGTGAATGCAGTTGCATTTGCTTAGATCTCAAGGACTCGAGTGTGATCGGATCCTGAAGATATGAAGCTGTAAAGTTCctcaaatgaaacaaaatcaGTCTAATTGGAAGATGAATGATTGATTTCAAACCAAATAGCAATTGGAAGACACTACATTGTGGTACTCTCAGTAGCTTTCGGGAAAGCCAAATTACATTCCAAAAAAAGtaggagtgtggggtaatttggacaccgtAAGGGAATTGCTCtgccacgggctgtatggatatttaaaaggaatgtggatgacaccagaggataatagagaccatatattatggaaaaatgtcatttatttcgataaattttgatgaaaaacccatgtttatcgcaaaaattataaaggtgtccaaa
Protein-coding sequences here:
- the LOC119767503 gene encoding uncharacterized protein LOC119767503, which produces MVFSSYGNSSSFYLPLDSDQSVPFYKNENSLFSPQPPSSVVCRRNQDNATSTMSPNEQPFGNNSHGTVVVDAVCHDFQPVAHLSSNGYYGYVPPTPPPKMMSAVAVNAGTVSAVQLDCQPEDAAMDCGEMENFHQLQHQQHQRKRKEYGEEATTATKRRKTWLEEEQQAAAFPQSFGWNQLPYAYQHQQQQMDCATAEVAPMTVGSCNGFQISPTSPPVAMVQPTVQHQQMTPKNPLLVDGASGKRPLLLGRWNIAMPTTRPNGTGCSAVRQLSEKLHHQQSVSFGGGSGQELEDLFVSLHGSGFFLAG